ATTTGAAAGGCAGTGAGGGTTATAACGCTGCCTAAAATTGCTGCTAATACTAGCTGAAAGGTACGTTTCATAAAATATTGATTTTTTATTGGTTTATTATTGATGTTTTAAAAACTAAAAACTCTTTTGCTCTTTCTACAAAGAAATTTAAAGCTCAAAAATATTTTCTTTGAAAATCAGAATCACTTCAAAAAACTATCCACAATTCTTTTCCATCTACTAAATTATAACGTGAAAAATGTAGGATTAGTTGAAAGAAATATTCATGTTTCCTTTCGATTTTTATTAACAACAAACGTTTAAGAATTATTTTTATCGAATAAGAGTTTAACTTAATTTAACGGCAATCGTTAATTTATTTTAATATCTGTAAGCATTGAATCGTCAGCCAACTTGCATTTTCATAGCGAATCTTAACCTTTTCTTAACGCTAAGAACTCTATAAGGAAACCGCTTTCTTTACTCAATTGCGTAAATTTGCGCTTTATTTAAAAAATGCTAATAATCAGACTTTTAATAACACATTTCATATTTATCATACTATTTTTTTAATAAAAATTATTTGAACTATGCGAAATTTTTACGCTTTGTTATTATCGCTTCTGATCAGTGCTGGTGCATTTGCACAGGTAAGCGGCACGATTACAGATGGCGAAACTGGCGAACCTTTGGTAGGGGCTACGGTTCTGGTCAAAGGTACTACACAAGGTACTGTCACCAACTTTGATGGTGATTTTGCTTTAAAAGGTCTTTCTGATGGTAGCCATGATTTGGTTATGACTTATATTGGCTATACCGAACAAGAAATGAATGTAACCGTAAGTGGCGGTAAAGCTGATGTTGGAGAAGTAAAATTGGCTTCTTCTGCAATTGGCTTGTCGGCTGTGCAGGTAATCGCCTCTGTTGCAGTAGATAGAAAAACACCCGTTGCCGTTTCCACCATTAAAGCCGAGCAAATTGAAGCAAAATTGGGAAACCAAGAATTTCCTGAAATTTTGAAATCAACTCCTTCTATTTACACCACCAAACAAGGTGGTGGATTTGGTGACGCTCGTATCAATGTGCGTGGTTTTTCACAAGAAAACGTGGCTTTGTTGATCAATGGTCTTTCTGTTTCTGGTATGGAAGACAACAAAGTATATTGGTCTAACTGGGCAGGTTTGGGTGATGTGACCCGTACGATTCAGGTTCAACGTGGATTGGGTGCTTCTAGAATGGCAATTTCTTCTGTTGGAGGTACTATCAACATCATTACCAAAACAACTGACCAAGAAAAAGGAGGAAACTTCTTTTCTTCTATCGGCAATGATGGCTACAAAAAAACAGGGGTAACACTTTCTACAGGTCGTACTGAAAATGGATGGGCATTTACTTTTTCTGGCTCTCGCACTACAGGTGATGGATATATTGAAGGAACGTACATTGATGCTTGGAGTTATTTCCTTTCTGTTGCAAAAGAAATCGGAACAAACCAACAATTATTGTTTACCGTTTTTGGTGCGCCACAACGTCATGGACAACGTGACTTTTTTCATCCTATTGATGACCAAAGAGATGTGTATGGAACTAAATGGAACGATGATTTTGGCTACTACAAAGGAGAGAAGTTCTTATTTCGTGATAACTTCTACCACAAACCTCAAGCTTCTTTGAACCATATATGGGACATCAATGAGAAAACAAACTTGATTACAGCACTTTACGGTTCTGTTGGTCGTGGCGGTGGAACTGGAGATATTGGAACTGCAAGAGAATTTTTGATTCAACACGATTCTTACGGCAACCAACAATTTGACCAAATTGCACGATACAATGCAGGTTTGAGCAACGAAATTGGCTTGACCGATTTCCCTGACCTTACGTATGAAATGGCTGGAGGTTCATCAGGTTCTGGTAGAATTATTTCTGCTACAAATGGAGGTATCATCAAACGTGCTTCTATGAACGAACACGAATGGTATGGTTTGCTTTCCAACTTATCTCACGACCTATCTGATAACCTAACTTTGACTGGTGGAATTGACTTCCGTTTTTATACAGGTAGTCACTACCGTAAAACCATTGACTTATTGGGAGGTGATTATTGGTTTGATGATGACAACATCAACAACAAAACAGATTGGGTAGATCTCAATGCGGATGGCATCAAAGATGCCAATG
This genomic interval from Chitinophagales bacterium contains the following:
- a CDS encoding TonB-dependent receptor; translation: MRNFYALLLSLLISAGAFAQVSGTITDGETGEPLVGATVLVKGTTQGTVTNFDGDFALKGLSDGSHDLVMTYIGYTEQEMNVTVSGGKADVGEVKLASSAIGLSAVQVIASVAVDRKTPVAVSTIKAEQIEAKLGNQEFPEILKSTPSIYTTKQGGGFGDARINVRGFSQENVALLINGLSVSGMEDNKVYWSNWAGLGDVTRTIQVQRGLGASRMAISSVGGTINIITKTTDQEKGGNFFSSIGNDGYKKTGVTLSTGRTENGWAFTFSGSRTTGDGYIEGTYIDAWSYFLSVAKEIGTNQQLLFTVFGAPQRHGQRDFFHPIDDQRDVYGTKWNDDFGYYKGEKFLFRDNFYHKPQASLNHIWDINEKTNLITALYGSVGRGGGTGDIGTAREFLIQHDSYGNQQFDQIARYNAGLSNEIGLTDFPDLTYEMAGGSSGSGRIISATNGGIIKRASMNEHEWYGLLSNLSHDLSDNLTLTGGIDFRFYTGSHYRKTIDLLGGDYWFDDDNINNKTDWVDLNADGIKDANEYGVLVRPTNDASSFFGSVPDDQKIDYYNDEDINWYGLFAQLEYSKGPLSAFLSGAYNATQMRRYDFFLKTPGNQVTDWLNFSGGNAKIGANYNIDDNHNVFVNAGYISRAPYFDALFPTFNNDEPNENPVNEKVVAFELGYGLRTTGFAANLNAYYTDWSDKTESLSSRDAGGQIFFASLLGVDANHSGVELDFNARITSNIKLTGFAGINNWEWKNDPNGTITDENQNVLGEATYYIDGLKVGGSAQTTLGLGTDINLGNGLTFNLQWFGFDNLYANYNPSNRSNPDLKGIQALELPSYSLVDAGFAWKFKFAGLDARANVNINNLFDEEYIAEAQDRYRAGDSTDKLISDTSGWYGFGRTWNAGLKIFF